In the genome of Deinococcus yavapaiensis KR-236, the window GCGAAGGGCAACGGGTACGTCCACGTGCTCGCTCACGACCTCGACGAGGGAGCGCTCCTCATGGAATCGCTCGCCACACCCGTCGGGAACGTGGAACACGACATTTCCCGCGTCCTGGACGTCACGACGCGGACGCTTCGTCAAGCGTGGCAAGTTCCGCGCGACGTCTTGGGTGCAGAGGCGACCCGGGGTGAGTACAAAGCCGCTGGGTTGCTGACGCTCCTTCAAGCGCTTGGCGTGCCGAACGCGGACGCCTCGTCGCAAGCGGCCGTGCGGCAAGCGATCGCGTACGCGCTCGACCGATTGGCAACGCATGACCCGACCCGTGACGTGGTCGTGCACGGCGACGCTCACGCGGGGAACTTGCTGCGCGTGGAGCACGCCCGTGCGGGCGCCGCCAGCGGGTACGTGCTGATCGACCCGGAAGGTTTTCTGTGCGAACCGGAGTACGACTTGGGCGTCGCCGTTCGGGCGTGGAATGAAGACTTGCTCGCCGCGACGAATCCCACGGCTCGACTTCGCGGGTGGTGCGAGCAGGTAGCGGAGGCGACGGACACGAACGTGGAGGCGATCTGGCAGTGGGCGTTCATCGAGCGCGTGACGACCGGCTTGTACTTGGCGCATCACGGCTTACCGTCGTTGGGCGCGCCTTTTTTAAGGGTGGCGGCACGACTCTTGGCTTGATGGATCCGTGACGGCCCCGTTCCGTCGGCTAAAGAGGCTCCATCGGGTGCGCCGCACGAAGCCCTTCCGGGCAGATTCATCGCGCCGATTCACGGTGTGCCTGCCGCTGCATGAGCACCACTATGAAGTAAAAGACGGGCGTGGTCACCTGGCAGGTCTTCACGCCTACGGCTTCATGTTGCGCTTGCAAGCACTCGAACAACAGCGAGGCGCATTCACCGGCAGCGATGCGCTTCAGATTCAGTGGCATGTCCGGGGCTGACGGAATCAGAGGCGGATGCACCGCCGCGCCTGCGAAAAAGGGTGCGCCCTCCGACGTGGGTCGAAGCGCTGCAGGAAGGTGACCTCGTCGCTTTACGGGGCGGTTTCACGGGCGCTGACCGTCGCGCGCAAGTGGTGGCGGTGCTGAACGTGCCCGACCGTTACGTGGGCGTTCGCAGGACAGCGGCGCGCGTGAATTGATATGGCTGCCCTTCTGATGGTCCAGGCCGATTCGTCATCGCGCTTGACGGTTGGTCGCTCGTTCCGTGGGCGCCGGATCTCGAACCGCTCCTTTTGCCGCCCGACGGCATCATCGATATTGATTTTCGAAGGAGCGGGTTGGCCTCTTCGAACTGACTTCAAGGATCCACGCGTACCGTGGGATCGTCGGCGTGGACGCCGAAGGCTGAGATCGGCGCCGCGTACGAGGACGTTCCGACGAGTTCTGCATTGCGTGATGAATACGACGGTTCAGACGTTAAAAACCGGTCGTCGCGGAAAAAGCTGCTTGTTGGAAGCCGAGAAGTACCACCGAACGCTGCACGCCCTGGAAAGTCAAGCCGACCATCCAAAGGGCATGGCCCTGACGAACGTCAGGGCCACCTGGTCATTCAAGGATGTCGAGCCTCGTAACGCCCCAGCCGCTCGCCCGTCAGTTGTCGAGGGTAACGACGAGCTTCCCGCTCGCACCACCCCTGGCCAGACGACCCAAGCCCTCGGCCGCCCGGTCGAGCGGCAGCACGTCGGACACGACGACCTTGAGCGTCCCAGCCGCCGCTTGCTCGGCCAGCGGCGCGAGAACGTCACGCGTCGGGCGGCTCATGACGGGCGTGCCCGTCACGCCGGCCGCGCTCAACATCGCTTCGTCCGGCAGTGCCGCGAGGCTCGAAATCCGGCCGCCACGGCGCACAGCGGCCACCGGGACACCCGCCGGGGTTGATCATCGCGTCCACCCCGTTCGGGTACGCAGCGCGAACTTGCTCGGCGACCGAACCGGCCGTGAAGTCGATGATTTTGGACGCGCCGAGCCCGATGAGGCGGGCGGCATCGCTGGCTTTGCCGGTCGCAACGACCGTCACGCCTCGCGCAGCGAGCAGTTGCACGACGAAGGAACCCACGCCGCCCGACGCGCCGTTGACGAGAACGGTTTGACCGGCTTGCGAACAACATGAACGGCGCCCCAAGCGATCGACGCCGGGTCGTCAAGACCTCCGGCGCCGATCACTGCGTTTTTGCGCCGTCTCGAGCGCTTCGCCAATTTGGTCGTCAGTCCGCTGTGAGCATCGCTTCGGACCGGTCCCAGAGTTGGCGCGCCAAGACCGGGTCGTTCGCCTGCGGGTTCGCCTTCCCGACTTTCAGCTGGTCCATGTACCCTCCGGAAGGGAAGTCTTGGTCCGGCGTGCCTTCCGCCAGGCGCACGAGGGTCTGCGCGCCGCGCTCCGGGCTGGACAAGATCAGGCGGCGCACGAAGGTGTGATAGATCAGGCGCAACGGCGTGTCCCGTCCACTGGAGAAGTTCGTGGCGATATTGCCGGGATGCACTGCCACCGCCGCCAACCCCTGATCGTGAAAGCGGCGATGCAGTTCGCGCACGTGTAGGATCTGGGCGAGCTTAGCGTTGCCGTACGCCCGCAAGGGCGCGTACCCTCGCTCGGCGTTGAGGTCGCTGATGTCGAACTTCGCAAAGCGCGAGTTGGCGATGCTGGAGGTGTTGATCACCGTGGCACGAGACGAGATCAGCGTGTCAAGCAGCCGCTCAGTGAGTAGAAACGGTGCGAGGTAGTTCACCTGGAACGTCATCTCGTGGCCGTCTCCCGTGACTTGCCGCCGCGCGCCGAAGACGCCACCCGCGTTGTTCACGAGCACGTCGATGCTCGGGGCGACTTCGCGCAGGTCGTCTGCGAGGGCGCGCACCTGCGCGAGGTTGGCGAAGTCGGCAAGGCGGTACTCGGCGTTCACTTCCCGAGCGACGATTTCGGTGCGGGCCTTCGAGCGGCCGACGAGGATCAGGCGATGGCCGTTCGCGGCGAGTTGACGGGCGGCAGCGGCGCCAATGCCGTCGCTGGCGCCGGTGAGGA includes:
- a CDS encoding aminoglycoside phosphotransferase family protein, with the translated sequence MSEPPAVEVQPHVHAYAESLGTFGIRWLSTLPERVARVCQHWTLQRGDVLSGGSRSYVCRVTTPNGQRAVLKVALPEATLQTQLRTLIAAKGNGYVHVLAHDLDEGALLMESLATPVGNVEHDISRVLDVTTRTLRQAWQVPRDVLGAEATRGEYKAAGLLTLLQALGVPNADASSQAAVRQAIAYALDRLATHDPTRDVVVHGDAHAGNLLRVEHARAGAASGYVLIDPEGFLCEPEYDLGVAVRAWNEDLLAATNPTARLRGWCEQVAEATDTNVEAIWQWAFIERVTTGLYLAHHGLPSLGAPFLRVAARLLA
- a CDS encoding SDR family NAD(P)-dependent oxidoreductase, producing MTPRTIVLTGASDGIGAAAARQLAANGHRLILVGRSKARTEIVAREVNAEYRLADFANLAQVRALADDLREVAPSIDVLVNNAGGVFGARRQVTGDGHEMTFQVNYLAPFLLTERLLDTLISSRATVINTSSIANSRFAKFDISDLNAERGYAPLRAYGNAKLAQILHVRELHRRFHDQGLAAVAVHPGNIATNFSSGRDTPLRLIYHTFVRRLILSSPERGAQTLVRLAEGTPDQDFPSGGYMDQLKVGKANPQANDPVLARQLWDRSEAMLTAD
- a CDS encoding zinc-binding dehydrogenase encodes the protein MAAVRRGGRISSLAALPDEAMLSAAGVTGTPVMSRPTRDVLAPLAEQAAAGTLKVVVSDVLPLDRAAEGLGRLARGGASGKLVVTLDN